AGAAAAGATTATGGATAAGATGTATACCCACTATATTGAGAAAAAATAATCTAAAAATTGTAGATAAAAAATAAAAATCTGTGTATAATTAAAAAGCTAGAAATAAATTATTAATACAAAAAATAAGGAGAGATTTTAATTATGACAGATTTAACAACAGGTAGTCCTACAAAACAGATGCTAAAATTTGCTATGCCAGTATGCTTAGGAAATTTATTTCAACTTTTTTATAGCTTAACAGACACTAGAATAGTAGGAAGTACTTTAGGGGAGAATGCTCTAGCAGCTGTTGGGGCAAGTACAGCAATAAGTACTCTACTTATTGGTTTTCTAACAGGGCTTACAAATGGATTTTCTATTATTATTGCTCAAAATTTTGGAGCAAAAAATGAAGAGAAAATAAGAAAAAGTATAGCTGGAACAATTTTATTAGGTTTTTTAACTGCAGTATTTATAAGTTTTTTTAGTGTTACATTTTTAAAGCCAATACTTAATATATTAAATGTTTCTGACGAAATTTTTTCACAATCTTATGGATATATTAGAGCTATTCTTTTAGGAATAATAGCTACTATGTTTTATAATGCTTTTGCTGGAATATTGAGGGCTATTGGAGATACAGTAGCTCCTCTTATATTTTTAGTTATAGCCTGTGGATTTAATATATTTTTAGATTTATATTTTATTCTTGGACTTGGAAAAGGAGTAACAGGAGCAGCTTGGGCAACAGTTATCTCTCAAGGTATATCAGTACTATTTTGTGTAATATATATGTGGAAAAAATATCCAAATCTTAGATTAAAAAAAGAGGATTTCAAAATAGATATACAACTTGTAAAAAAACTTTATGGTTCAGGATTATCTATGGGAATGATGATGTCTCTTGTATATTTTGGAACTTTGGCCTTACAAATAGCTATTAATACTCTTGGAACAAATACGATAGTAGCTCATACAGCAGCTAGAAAAATAACTGAATTTTTTATGTTACCATTTGGAGTAATGAGTATTACAATGGCAACATACTGTGGGCAAAATAAAGGAGCTAGGGAGTATAGGAGAATAAAAATAGGAATATGGCAAGCTCTCTATATAACTTGGGCTTGGTGTGCTTTTATTTTAATATTGAGTTATACAATTTCTCCACAGTTAGTATATTTAGTTACAGGAACTGAAATTTCTGAAATAATTGATACAGCGGAAAAATATTTAAAAATAAATACAATATTTTATTTTGTACCAGCTATGATATGTATATTAAGAAATGCTATGCAAGGAATAGGAGATTTAATAACACCAATATTTTCTAGTTTTATTGAACTAATTGGAAAAGTGGCTATAGCTTTTTTCCTTACGCCTAGTATAGGATATATGGGGATAATAGTTTCTGAGCCAATTGTTTGGGTGTTAATGGTAATTCCTTTAATAGTGAAAATTATAAAAAATCCGATATTTAAAAACTTAGATAAGGGTGAATAAAATAATGGAAGATAAAATTTTAAAATGGGCAATAGAATTACAAAGTCTAGCACAAGCAGGGTTATATTATGGAAAAGATATATATGATATAGAGAGATTTCAGAGAATAAGGGAGATTGCTAGTGAGATGGTAGCTGAAAAAAGTGGACTCTCTTTAGAAAAAGTAAATGATTTATTTTGTTGTGAAACTGGTTATCAAACTCCTAAACTAGATACAAGAGCAGCTATATTTCAAGAAGATAAGATTTTACTCGTTCAAGAACGTAATGGAAAATGGTCATTACCTGGTGGTTGGGTAGATGTAGATTGTTCAATAAAGGAGAATACAGTAAAAGAGGTCTGGGAAGAAGCTGGTTTAGAGGTAAGTGCAGATAGAATAATAGCAATAGAAGATAGAGATAAACATAATGAACCTGAATATATTTATAAGGTTTGTAAAGTTTTTGTCCTTTGTACTGTAAAAGGTGGAGAGTTTAAAAAGAATATTGAAACTTTACAAAGTGGATATTTTTCTTTAGATGAATTGCCTGAATTATCAGAGGATAAAAATAATAGAGAGCAGATAGAGATGTGTTTTGAGGCATATAAAAATCCAAATTGGAAAGTATTTTTTGATTAAAAATATTAGGAGTATATATGGATAATTATATTATTAGAGAGATGAAAAAAGAGGATTGGGAATCTATAAAAGAGATATATAGTCAAGCTCTTTTAGAAGGAAAATCAACTTTTAATAAAGATTTACCAACATATCAAGAGTGGGATAAAAATCATTTACAAGATTGTAGATATGTTGTTGAAAGAAATGAGAGTATAATAGCTTGGTGTTCTTTGGCAGCTACTTCTTCAAGAGAAGTATATAGAGGAGTGGTAGAAGTAAGTATATATGTTCATCAACAATATAGAGGAAAAGGAGTTGGGAAAAAATTACTTACACATCTCTGTATAGAGAGTGAAAAAAAAGGCTATTGGACACTATATTCTGGAATTTTAGCTAATAATATAGAGAGTAGAAAACTACATTTAAATTGTGGTTTTAGAGAGATTGGTTATAGAGAAAAAATAGCAAAAGATATATTTGGAGAATGGCAAGATACTGTTATTTATGAAAAAAGAAGTAAGATTATATTTTAATTATATTCTTGAAAAGAGAGGAAAATATGTGGACTTGGTTTTTAATAGGAGTAGTTTTTTTAGGGATTGAAGCTATAAGTTTTGGATTGATATCAATCTGGTTTGCTGTAGGAGCTTTTGTAGCTATGTTTTTTACTCATCTTCCAATAGATTTCCAATTCTATATTTTTATAGTTGTATCTGGTTTTTCCCTTTTAGTCATAAGAAAAATAGCTTTACTTCATTTAAAGGGAAAAGGAAAGGAATTAGATAGAATTACTAAGAAAAAAGTAAAAATAGAAAATTTAGAATTAAGAGGAAATGAGAATATTTATATAGTAAGATTAGATGGGAAAATTTGGGAAGCTATTTGCAAAGAAACATTAGAAATAGGAGAGATAGCAGAAGTAGAAAAAATTGTAGGAAATAAGTTAATTTTATCAAAAATTATTATAGAATAAAGGAGGAAATATGTTTTTTATATTTTTATTAATTTTAATAATTATAATTTTATTAGCTGTTCATGTAAGAATTGTATCTCAATCACAAGCTTTTGTTATAGAAAGATTAGGTGCATATTTAACAACTTGGGAAGTGGGATTAAACGTTTTAATTCCATTTATAGATAAGATAGTTAGAAAAGTTTCTCTAAAAGAGCAAGTTTTAGATTTTCCACCACAACCAGTTATTACTAAAGATAATGTTACTATGCAGATTGACTCTGTAATATATTTTCAAATTACAGATCCAAAACTATATACTTATGGAGTAGAAAAACCATTAAGTGCAATTGAAAATTTAACAGCAACTACATTGAGAAATATAATTGGAGAGATGGAGTTAGATCATACTCTTACTTCAAGAGATACTATTAATACCAAAATGAGAGCTATATTAGATGAAGCAACAGATCCATGGGGAATAAAAATTAATAGAGTAGAGTTAAAAAATATTATTCCACCTGCTGAAATACAAGATGCTATGGAGAAACAAATGAAAGCTGAAAGGGAGAGAAGAGAATCAATC
The genomic region above belongs to uncultured Fusobacterium sp. and contains:
- a CDS encoding NfeD family protein, which encodes MWTWFLIGVVFLGIEAISFGLISIWFAVGAFVAMFFTHLPIDFQFYIFIVVSGFSLLVIRKIALLHLKGKGKELDRITKKKVKIENLELRGNENIYIVRLDGKIWEAICKETLEIGEIAEVEKIVGNKLILSKIIIE
- a CDS encoding SPFH domain-containing protein codes for the protein MFFIFLLILIIIILLAVHVRIVSQSQAFVIERLGAYLTTWEVGLNVLIPFIDKIVRKVSLKEQVLDFPPQPVITKDNVTMQIDSVIYFQITDPKLYTYGVEKPLSAIENLTATTLRNIIGEMELDHTLTSRDTINTKMRAILDEATDPWGIKINRVELKNIIPPAEIQDAMEKQMKAERERRESILRAEGQKKSSILVAEGEKEAAILRAEAKKEAEIREAEGKAEAILKIQNAEAEAIRLLKEAGADQAVLALKGMEAFAKVADGKATKIIIPSELQNVVTLSELFHESGKKEVK
- a CDS encoding GNAT family N-acetyltransferase, which gives rise to MDNYIIREMKKEDWESIKEIYSQALLEGKSTFNKDLPTYQEWDKNHLQDCRYVVERNESIIAWCSLAATSSREVYRGVVEVSIYVHQQYRGKGVGKKLLTHLCIESEKKGYWTLYSGILANNIESRKLHLNCGFREIGYREKIAKDIFGEWQDTVIYEKRSKIIF
- a CDS encoding MATE family efflux transporter; translated protein: MTDLTTGSPTKQMLKFAMPVCLGNLFQLFYSLTDTRIVGSTLGENALAAVGASTAISTLLIGFLTGLTNGFSIIIAQNFGAKNEEKIRKSIAGTILLGFLTAVFISFFSVTFLKPILNILNVSDEIFSQSYGYIRAILLGIIATMFYNAFAGILRAIGDTVAPLIFLVIACGFNIFLDLYFILGLGKGVTGAAWATVISQGISVLFCVIYMWKKYPNLRLKKEDFKIDIQLVKKLYGSGLSMGMMMSLVYFGTLALQIAINTLGTNTIVAHTAARKITEFFMLPFGVMSITMATYCGQNKGAREYRRIKIGIWQALYITWAWCAFILILSYTISPQLVYLVTGTEISEIIDTAEKYLKINTIFYFVPAMICILRNAMQGIGDLITPIFSSFIELIGKVAIAFFLTPSIGYMGIIVSEPIVWVLMVIPLIVKIIKNPIFKNLDKGE
- a CDS encoding NUDIX hydrolase; the encoded protein is MEDKILKWAIELQSLAQAGLYYGKDIYDIERFQRIREIASEMVAEKSGLSLEKVNDLFCCETGYQTPKLDTRAAIFQEDKILLVQERNGKWSLPGGWVDVDCSIKENTVKEVWEEAGLEVSADRIIAIEDRDKHNEPEYIYKVCKVFVLCTVKGGEFKKNIETLQSGYFSLDELPELSEDKNNREQIEMCFEAYKNPNWKVFFD